A segment of the Hallerella succinigenes genome:
TGCCGATGTAAAAAAGAGAATCGTTTAGCTGCAAACTGGAAACGGTGAGAGCTCGCAGGTGTTCATTATTTCCGGCGACAGAAGTTTCTAAAATCAGATGGCGAAATTTTCCGCGGGTGCCGATTTCCATTTCGGAAACGGACATTTCCGACTTGAGCTTCCAGGCTTTGTAAGTCCAAGAACCGCTGGTTTCAGAATGGCGTAATTTGGCGTCGATATCCAAAACGCTTGTGCGCAGGGAATCTAGAATTTGACATCCGAATGCGTTCGCACTGGCGTCGTTTTCGTTTAACAAAAAAAGCCCGCTACAGCGGGCCATCCCCGTCTCCTTCCACTCTGCAGAAGCTAAAGCCGCAAAAGTCAAAAAGAAAACGAGAATTTTTTGGAACATAGGAATCTAATTACTTCCCAGCGCCATACATCAGGATGACGAAGAGATAAGCCATTGTTTTCTGATCCATGTTCGGGAAAACGCCGTTGAAGGTTGGATCCGGGAACACGATGTAATCGGTAAGGTCTTCCGGATGGATTTTGTCGTATTGGAGTTCTTTGTGGAAATTCGCGAGAGAAATGGTCTTTTTCCCTTCAGCATCGGTGAAGTAGAATAAATCCGGCATCAGATTATAGGGAATATAGGCGAAGAATTGGTCTTTTCCCGTCATACGGCAGAAGGTTCCGGACTCCGAGTTCAGGCTGTATGTGTCGTTGATCATTTCTGCTAAAGGACCCGTTGTGTCGTTGATGGTGACACTGCAATTTTCCCAAGATATTTCAAAGGAAATGTACCTGCCGTCAGTTGTGATGTAATGACCGCTGGATTTGCCTATGTAAAGATTATCAATGAAAGGGACTTTTTCTTTGACAATCTGTTTTGCGTATTTTTCCGCGAGGTTAATGGATTCGGAGATATCATCCGAAGACCATTCGTAATAGGCCGTATCAGAAAGGAAATGGCTCCATTCCGAGTAGTCGATGCTCTTGTAATACGGGAAGAAGTCCTGGATACCGTCGGTAATGGAGAAGAACTTCTTCGGGCAGATTTTAATTTCGATTTCGTTAAATTCCACGGTGATAGAAGTGCGAATCACCTGTTGGACGGAGTCGAGGACGTTAATCACTTTTTTAACATTTTCGGTCGAAATGTCGCCCATTTCGCCATCGCTAATGGCAATGACTGCGGATGTTGCGTATTTGGAGCTTGTGCTGTCGAGAAGAGTCTGGAGACCGTTCTTTACGTTGCCAACGGCGCTGTCTAGCATGTCCGGAATAGAACTGTATTTGGTCTTCCAAGCGTCTTTCACCGTGAGGAAGCTTGCGCTATCGCTCAAAAGGTGGTAAGCCTGGTTGACAGCATCTTTGTACAACTGGTATTCTTCGGCTTGGGTAGAGTCAGGTTCGATTTCGGCAAGGTGGACGATCCAGTTATAGGAACCGTTAAGCGATGCGTCGAGATTGTAAGAAGCGAGGAGGGTGAGAGCTGCTTCCGTTGCCTGGAGAGCGCCCGCGGTGAGCTGGAATTCTCCCTTGCCCAAGGAGAGGGTGTTGCCGTCTGCTTCGTATACGTAATAGAAGTCGTTGTCGATCAAGTTCTTGAAAATTTTAAGGGACTGCTGCACAGTCGGGAGTGCGTTCGATTCGATGATGCCTTGGATACGGTCCGTAATCAAGGTGCTGTCGACTTTGATTGCGGTCTTGACGACTTCGCTTGCGTAATTTTCTGCCTGGTAAATATTGACCAAAGCGAATTTTTGTTCGGTGGAGCCGAGCAGAAGGGAGTCGGTAATCACCTTGACTTCCGGGTCATTGACGAGGTTTGCCACGGTAGCGAGAGCGTAACCGAGCTGGGCTTCGCAGTTGCCCGGCTGACTTTCGAGAGCGGAACTGAAGAGTTCTGTTGCATTAGCGATTTCGGACTGGAAATTCTTGTAGTTTTCGACAGTTTTGAGAGCGAATTCGCTGGAATAAACCATGTTCATGAATGCTGCGGTAGCTTCAGAAATCTGTGCCTGGAGCTTTGCGTCTTTAGCTGTTTCGCAGTTGCTTATATCGAGTTCTTCTACAGAGCTCGAAGAAGAGCTTCCTTTGGAATCGGAAGACTTATCCTTGGAAGTGGATGAGATTTCTTCGGCGACAGAAGAAGAACTGTCATTGTCCGATGCGCTCGAAGAATTGCCGCAACCGAAGAAGATGGCACAAGAGGCTACGATTAGCCCCAGAAAACGGAAATATTTCATAAGAACCTCCATGAATACATGTTTCTCCGCAGTGAATTGCAGGAGAAACCTAGAAAAAAACGGCCTTATTGAAAGACCGTTTGATACGAAAGTTACGAAAAGCTTGCAAAGTCAGTGAAATTTGGAATCGATGTACTTCCATGCGGCGACGGCTGCGTTCGAGCCGTCTGCGATTGCCGTGGTCAACTGCCGAACGTTCTTCTTTCGGCAATCGCCCGCGACAAAAATCCCTTCGGATTTTGTCGCCCCGCCTTCATCGGACGCAAAGTATCCTTCCGCATCCAGATCCGTCAAATCCGCAAATGCCAGATTGTTCGGAACCTGGCCGATGGCGATAAAGGCGGCATCGGTCTTGAGGATTTTTTCGGAACCGTCGAGTTTGTCTGTATAACGGATCTGCGTCAGATTTCCGGAGCCTTGGAATTCTTCGATGTTTACATTCGGCAACCAGAAAATATTCGGAATGCTTTTGGCGCGTTCCATGAGATTTTCGTCGGCGCGGAACTCGTCGCGGCGGTGCAGAATCGTCACCTCCGAAGCGAGCGCCGAAAGGTAAAGCGCATCGGTAATCGCTGTATTCCCGCCACCGATTACTGCAACGGGTCGGCCCTTGAAAAAGGCTCCGTCGCAGAGGGCGCAAAAGGAAATCCCATGACCTTGAAATTCCTCTTCACCGGGAATGTTCAACAGGCGGTGCTTTACGCCTGTCGCAAGGATCACGGCACGTGCTTCAAAGTTGCCGTCATCCGTCACCACGATGTGCGAGCCGTTCTCGCCCTTTTCAATGCGCAAAGCCGCTGCTAGTTCAAATTCCACGCCCAAGGCGGAAACCTGTTCGTATAGATTGTCGGCAAAGCTCATGCCGCTCATCTTGGCGATGCCCGGATAGTTTTCCACCAGCGGAGATTTGGCGATTTGACCGCCGATGCCTTCCGCGTCGAGAATTTTGACTGTTTTACCGGCGCGCGCCGCATAGAGTGCGGCGGTGAGTCCCGCGGGACCTGCGCCTACGATTAAAACGTCTGTCATCTTACCTTCTGCTTAGCCTTTGACGAATTTCTTGATGTTCGAAACGTTCTGGATGAGTTCCACATGGTTGCCTTCGAACACGACGAGGGTCGGAGCCTGCTTCACGTCGAACTTTTTGGTGAGATCGACTTCGATTTCGGCGTCTACGACTTTGTAAGAGTAATGGTCACCGTCGAGAATGGACTTTGCCATTTTGCAGTTCGGGCAAGTTTTGGTGGTGAAGAGCATAGCCATCTTTCCCATATCCGTTGCCTGGGATGCGACTGTTGCAGTTGCTTTAGGCGCTTTGGTAGAAGCCTGTGCCGTTTCACGGGTGATCGTGTGCGTAAGCTTCGAGGATTCCGCATGGTAAACCTGACGGTCGTTGTATTCCTGCAACTTGCCGTCGTTCCAGTTTTTGACCGGGCGGTAGTAACCGGTAATGCGACTCCACGTTTCGGTGGGCTTTCCGCAGTGTGGGCAAACTTTCTGTTCTCCGTTCAGGTATCCGTGATCGGCACAGATGGAATATGTTGGGGAAAGCGTGTAGTATGGAAGTTTGTAGTTTTCCGCGATCTTTTTTACGAGATTTGCGGCGGATTTCCAGTTCGGCAGACGTTCGCCGAGGAACGCGTGGAAAACGGTTCCGGACGTGTAAAGCGTCTGCAGCTCATCTTGCACGTCGAGGGCGCTGAAGATGTCTTGCGTGTAGCCGACCGGCAAGTGCGAAGAATTCGTGTAGTACGGGGAACCGTTTTCGTTGGCGGTCACGATGTCCGGGAACTGAGACTTGTCATGCTTGGCGAAGCGGAAAGCGGTGGATTCTGCCGGGGTCGCTTCCAGGTTGTAAAGGTCACCGTACATTTCCTGGTAATCGGAAAGGCGCGTTCTCATGTGATTCAGAACCTTCTTGGCAAATTCTTGCGCTTCCTTGTGCGTCAGGTCCTTGCCGAGCCACTTGGCGTTCAAAGTCGCTTCGTTCATGCCGACGAGACCGATCGTGGAGAAGTGGTTGTTGAATGTGCCTAGGTAATGCTTGGTGTACGGATAGAGGCCTTCGTTCAAAAGCTTCGTGACCGTGGTACGCTTGACTTTAAGAGAACGGGCGGCGATGTCCATCATCTTGTTAAGACGGGCGAAGAAGTCGTTTTCGTTACTCGAAAGATAGGCGCAGCGCGGCAGGTTGATGGTGACGACGCCAATCGAGCCGGTGCTTTCGCCACTGCCGAAGTAGCCTCCGGATTTTTTGCGAAGTTCACGCAGGTCGAGACGCAGTCTGCAGCACATGGAGCGGACGTCAGAAGGTTCCATGTCGCTGTTGATGTAGTTCGAGAAATACGGGGTGCCGAACTTGGAGGTCATTTCGAACAGAAGACGGTTGTTTTCCGTTTCGGACCAATCAAAGTCACGGGTAATGGAATAGGTCGGAATCGGATACTGGAATCCTCGTCCGTTGGCGTCGCCTTCAAGCATCACCTCGATGAACGCTTTGTTTACCATGTCCATTTCCTTTTGGCAATCTTTATACTTGAACGGCATTTCCTTGCCGCCGACAATTGCGTTCAATTCCGCGAGATCGTTTGGAACTGTCCAGTCGAGAGTGATGTTCGTGAACGGCGCCTGTGAACCCCAGCGGGACGGAGTGTTCACGCCGTAAATGAAGGACTCGATGCTCTTCTTTGTCTGTTCGTAAGAAAGGGCGTCTGCCTTGACGAATGCGGAAAGGTACGTGTCGAAAGAGGAGAAAGCCTGAGCGCCCGCCCATTCGTTCTGCATAATGCCGAGAAAGTTCACCATTTGATTGCAGAGCTGCGGCAAGTGCTTTGCTGGGGCGGAAGTGATTTTGCCCGGAACACCGCCGAGACCTTCCTGGATCAGCTGCTTCAAAGACCAGCCGGCGCAATAGCCGGTGAGCATCGAAAGGTCGTGAATGTGGATGTCCGTATTGCGGTGGGCATCGGCGATCTCGTTGTCGTAAATTTCGGAGAGCCAGTAGTTCGCTGTGATTGCGCCGGAGTTTGAAAGGATCAAGCCGCCGACGGAATACGTCACCGTCGAATTTTCCTTGACGCGCCAATCGGAGGTTTTCACGTAACCGTCGACCGTCTTCTTGTAATCGAGAAGGGCGGACTTCATGTTGCGCACTTTTTCACGTTCACGACGGTACAAAATGTAAGCCTTTGCCACATCTTCATAACCCGCGCGCTGCAGAACGCGTTCCACGCTGTCTTGCACGTCTTCGACGGCGATCTTGCCGTTTTGGATTTTGTCATTAAAATCGGCGGTTACCTTCAACGCCAAGAAGTCGATGGTGTCGTCGGTATACTCCTTATCTTTTGCCTTGAAGGCTTTTAATATTGCACCGCGAATTTTTTCGATGTTGAAGTCGACAAATTCTCCGTCGCG
Coding sequences within it:
- a CDS encoding NAD(P)/FAD-dependent oxidoreductase, which gives rise to MTDVLIVGAGPAGLTAALYAARAGKTVKILDAEGIGGQIAKSPLVENYPGIAKMSGMSFADNLYEQVSALGVEFELAAALRIEKGENGSHIVVTDDGNFEARAVILATGVKHRLLNIPGEEEFQGHGISFCALCDGAFFKGRPVAVIGGGNTAITDALYLSALASEVTILHRRDEFRADENLMERAKSIPNIFWLPNVNIEEFQGSGNLTQIRYTDKLDGSEKILKTDAAFIAIGQVPNNLAFADLTDLDAEGYFASDEGGATKSEGIFVAGDCRKKNVRQLTTAIADGSNAAVAAWKYIDSKFH
- a CDS encoding ribonucleoside triphosphate reductase, with product MYQVIKRDGEFVDFNIEKIRGAILKAFKAKDKEYTDDTIDFLALKVTADFNDKIQNGKIAVEDVQDSVERVLQRAGYEDVAKAYILYRREREKVRNMKSALLDYKKTVDGYVKTSDWRVKENSTVTYSVGGLILSNSGAITANYWLSEIYDNEIADAHRNTDIHIHDLSMLTGYCAGWSLKQLIQEGLGGVPGKITSAPAKHLPQLCNQMVNFLGIMQNEWAGAQAFSSFDTYLSAFVKADALSYEQTKKSIESFIYGVNTPSRWGSQAPFTNITLDWTVPNDLAELNAIVGGKEMPFKYKDCQKEMDMVNKAFIEVMLEGDANGRGFQYPIPTYSITRDFDWSETENNRLLFEMTSKFGTPYFSNYINSDMEPSDVRSMCCRLRLDLRELRKKSGGYFGSGESTGSIGVVTINLPRCAYLSSNENDFFARLNKMMDIAARSLKVKRTTVTKLLNEGLYPYTKHYLGTFNNHFSTIGLVGMNEATLNAKWLGKDLTHKEAQEFAKKVLNHMRTRLSDYQEMYGDLYNLEATPAESTAFRFAKHDKSQFPDIVTANENGSPYYTNSSHLPVGYTQDIFSALDVQDELQTLYTSGTVFHAFLGERLPNWKSAANLVKKIAENYKLPYYTLSPTYSICADHGYLNGEQKVCPHCGKPTETWSRITGYYRPVKNWNDGKLQEYNDRQVYHAESSKLTHTITRETAQASTKAPKATATVASQATDMGKMAMLFTTKTCPNCKMAKSILDGDHYSYKVVDAEIEVDLTKKFDVKQAPTLVVFEGNHVELIQNVSNIKKFVKG